The region TAGCTGAATTAGATAAGAACTGGAAACATTTAAGCAAATTAAGGAACTTACTTTTAACGGAATTAAAACCAATCGACTATGTTTGTCATACCGCTAATGAAGCGTGGCAGTATCCAGGTTTGCTTGCTCTTTCTTTCAAAGATATTAGAGGTGAAGTGTTGTTACACAGCTTGGAAAGATATGGTATAGCTGTTTCCACTTCTTCTAGCTGTCATAATTTGGCAGCTGGTACTAAAAATCAAAAAGTCTTTGGCGAGCCGATTTTCAAGGAACCATTCAAGGATAATCATTTACGAATCACTTTGACAAGTGAACATACTGAAGCTGATATTAAATATTTAGCTAATGCAATTAAGCAAGAAGTAAATTTACTAAGAAGCCATAAATAGGGAAGGACAGGAAAAAATGAATTTAGATAGTTGTAAACAAGCTTTGATGTTACGGTTTGGCGAAATTGCCCTTAAGGGTTTGAATCGCCATAAATTTGAAGAACGTTTGATTCATAACTTAGCTTTGAAATTAAAACAATATGGTTCATTCCAAGTAACATTAAGCCAGAGCCGCATTTGGATTGAGCCGGATTTGTTTACGAAAAATTACAGTGTTGCTGAGATTAAAGTCCTTTTGAAACAAGCTGAAAAGGTTGCTTGCTCGACATTTGGTATTGTATCTGTTAGCCCCGTTTACAGCTTTACAGGTGAATATGCTGATCTTTTGCCTGTTGCAGATGAATTAGTACAACAGCATCTCAATCAAGGCGAGAGAACGTTCAAAGTTGTTTGCAAGCGTGGCGAAAAATCTTTCCCGATGACCTCCATGGAAGTGATGGAACAATTAGGTGGCGATTTATTACAGAAGCATCCTGAGCTCAAAGTTGATTTGCATACACCTGATTTTGTTGTTTATGTTGAAATTAGAAAGCAATTTATTGTCTACAGCCAAATCAAGCAAGCTGTGCGTGGCTTGCCAACATCTTCATCTTCACGAGGCCTTTGCCTGCTTTCAGGCGGAATTGATTCGCCAGTAGCTGCCTATATGATGGCATCACGTGGCATGGAATTGGAGGCAATTTATTTCCATACCTTCCCATACACCTCAGATTTAGCTAAGCAAAAGGTAATTGATCTAGCCAAAATTGTCAGTCAATATTCTGGCCGAGTTATTTTGCACGTGGTTGACTTTACAGAAATTAATTTGGAGCTAAATGAAAAATGTGAGAAAGATATGATCACCATAGTCATGCGCCGAATGATGATGCGCATTGCTGAAGCTTTGGCCAAAAAGCGTGATTGCAAGGCCTTGATTACAGGTGAATCTTTAGGACAGGTAGCTAGCCAGACTACCGAAGCTATCAATGCTACAGACGAAGTTGCGCATATGCCGATTTTTAGACCATTAATTGGTTTAGACAAGGAAGATACAATTAAAATTGCCCGCAAAATTGGTACATTTGAAACTTCAATTCAGCCTTATGATGATTGCTGCACAATCTTTGTAGCTAAGCATCCTAAAACCAGACCTAATCAAGCTGTTTCGCAAACTTGCGATAGCAACTTAGATACAGAAAAATTGACAGAATTGGCTTTGACGAGAATTGATTCTTACGACATTCGTTATGATCGTATCAAGGAGTTTAAGCTCGATTATAGCCAAATTGAGGATAAATAATGGTGAACTTTAAGGAACCTTTAGCGATGCGCATGCGGCCGGAAACTTTAGAGGAAGTTGTCGGTCAGGCGCATCTTTTAGCCAAAAATGGCATTATCAATCGCTTGCTTAAGCAAAAAAGTTTGAGTTCACTTATTTTGTTTGGTCCACCAGGCTCAGGTAAGACCACCTTAGCATATGTTCTAGCTAAAACTTGCGCCTATCCATTTCGGCAGCTAAATGCTGTCACAGCTGGTGTGAAAGACATCAAAGAAGTAATTGATTTAGCTAAGAGTCCTTTATTGTGTCCAGAGGGCCAAGTCTTATTATTTATCGATGAAATTCATCGCTTTAACAAAGCACAACAAGATGCTTTGCTGCCGGCTGTTGAAGCTGGCTCAATTATTTTGATTGGCGCTACGACGGAAAAT is a window of Amygdalobacter nucleatus DNA encoding:
- the thiI gene encoding tRNA uracil 4-sulfurtransferase ThiI, with the translated sequence MNLDSCKQALMLRFGEIALKGLNRHKFEERLIHNLALKLKQYGSFQVTLSQSRIWIEPDLFTKNYSVAEIKVLLKQAEKVACSTFGIVSVSPVYSFTGEYADLLPVADELVQQHLNQGERTFKVVCKRGEKSFPMTSMEVMEQLGGDLLQKHPELKVDLHTPDFVVYVEIRKQFIVYSQIKQAVRGLPTSSSSRGLCLLSGGIDSPVAAYMMASRGMELEAIYFHTFPYTSDLAKQKVIDLAKIVSQYSGRVILHVVDFTEINLELNEKCEKDMITIVMRRMMMRIAEALAKKRDCKALITGESLGQVASQTTEAINATDEVAHMPIFRPLIGLDKEDTIKIARKIGTFETSIQPYDDCCTIFVAKHPKTRPNQAVSQTCDSNLDTEKLTELALTRIDSYDIRYDRIKEFKLDYSQIEDK